TCCTCTAATCTCTTGAGTCGCTGGTGGAGAACTCCATTAAGCCGGACTCGAATGCAAACAGCAAGGATGTCGGTGTTGAAGGAGAGATTAATTTTGGGTAAGGATTCTTAGATTTGAGAGGGGGCCGATTTTTGAGAGAGATAGATGGCTGAGTTTTCCTCAAAATGCTGTAAGCTTCGAGAGTTTTAGACAGAGGTAATGTTTGTGGGAATGAAAAACACGAACCTTTTGTGTTATGTCAAAAGAgacttaaaataaaataaaaaagtcaaactcaccttattcaaacaacataatttcttggctctgttgtctgaatatcacCCCATTGACTAGTCACCGATAGGGTTTGCCCATTTGGGAGGGAAAAGACTCAATCTTGTTGGAGGGAAATCTAAACTTTCAGCTAAGAAAATTTCCATcttttcagacgacatttatgtgtcgtctgaatCTGACCATATCTTCCAAATGAAACAAGCATTGTTTCTcattgtattcagacaacacatttaatttatgtgtcgtctaaaaaactcagacgacagaaaatgaccattctgtcgtctgaactctgttgtctgatagcttttttggcatagtgtgggGCCTTCTTCCCTGGTGTTATCCCCGCATACATCTGATCCAGATGAAATAACCTCCCCCTCAAATCTCCTCGgccaattatctcccttgtctgaagatcctgaaaaaccACATACATGGGAAAAAAAGGTCACAGAGCACTGAGATTCAGTATTTAATTGAGGAACAGAGATTAAGTGATGtgacaaatcaagaacatataacACATTCCTAAGCTCTAAGTTTGGTGTGACTCTAATAGTTCCTATTCCTAATACGGGAAAGGCTTCACCATTAGCATTAGTTAGTTTGGACACTGGTGGGATTGAGAGAGAGgtaaaaaatgatttattgtaagtcatatgatcagatgcaccagaATCAAAAATCCAAGTATCTTCCCCAACAAAGTCAGAGACAAATAAAGCCTTACCAAACTTACCTCTTCCAACAAAAGAGACTGAAGCATTACCAGGGTTTTGATCTGTTTCCTCCATACCCTGGTAGTCTGGGTTCTGAATTAAATTTGCAGCAGTGGTACGGCCCTGTTGGTTAGGTCCTGATTTATTCCAAGTATTTTATTGATTCGGATACCCATTCAATCGATGACATTTAGTCCTCCAATGTCCATAATTCTTGCAAAAAGTATAGTAAGGCTGTGCTCCTCCTTGAGAACTTGGTTGGGGTCGAAGTTGTTGAGGTGGTGGTACATATTTTGACGGTGAAGGCTTGGTTTGGACAGTGAGACTTGATAACTCTGAATGGATTGCTTTGGTGCTATCAAGTTGAGTCTCATCTTTGCGTATATATGCAAAGGCATCCTCAAGGGTAGGTGGAGTTCCACATTTGAGCAACTCACCCTTTGCACTAGCATGCTTGTCGTCAAgaccatgaaagaagatatgcagcCTCATTAGATCCTTCTCTTCATTGTGTAGCTTGATGTCATCagcattcttcatcttcttgggACACCTTTGATCAATTTCCAGCCATAGACCTTTAAGGGCAACATAGTATACTGCCACAGGCCGCCCATCCTGCCTCATCATGAACGCCTTAGTATGAAGCTCATGTATTTGAGCAAAATCCAAGTCATTCAGACACAATTGCTTCAAAGTActctgttaatgctcaagtctggcggtagccgattccttgcttaacgcaggtccggtgggcggaccgctactcctaggattagatgattcctgtttgctgcaacacgatagacagggcgtcaaagggagaccgcgttgggcagtcttcactgctccgatgcctaagtcagtcactgtatacgggcagcataacaataaatgagtagtaattgcgtaattaatgaagagagaggagaaaaccttttatagttgaggaagaggttgatcttcttcttgtttccgatgtgggactgatgtgcttcgattcccagcgtctggagcttctgatgctatcttgacgcggcgcgtggcggggcgtcagcggtgatctgggggcggtccagggctcaagcggtagcctgcctggcagtgccttcgcaggtcacccctttggtgggagttggtacctctggcggtacaatgagcgtggctcattatagctaattatgctcgttctggcacatgtaggtacatacTCCAAATTTCTGCTGTAGTTTCACACCCAATAATTAATTGTACTACCTCATCCGTTATGGCTTGGTAGAGCACAGACATCACGGCACCATTATGAGTTTCCCACTTTGCATAACCCACATATTTTTTTCATCCAGTGTCTAAATCAAtccattcacatatcccatcttgTCCAGACCGCAAAGATGAGTAgtcatcatcttcctccaagTATGATAATTCGTGCCATTCAGCTTGGCACCCCCAAATCCCCCTCCTGAGGATTCTTGATTCACAGATACCTCTACCTTCTGCACATCAGAAGTCACAATCTGCTTGGAACTGTCTTCTCCACCCACGATACTTGAACTGCAACAATCTTCTCACTTTACACTGCagaagcaatgaacaataaaccaAGACCAAAAATCCAAGATCGGATTCTTGGCTCTAATACCAAGTTAAAACTAAGAAACTCTAGAGAACAAGAAGCTTTAGAGGATGAAATCTCTCACACTTTCATTTAATATGCAGAGGAATATTTATACAACCATATACAACCCTAATTCTAGActaacaaggaaagtaatcaaatCACAATTACAATCCTGATTCTATACAATTAGTAtaattctattcctaatagtaATCCTAAAATATCTATGACTCACAACAATATATTCAATTATGTATTTTTATGGGCCATGACTTGCGGCACGTTTCAAGAAGCCCTCACATGATTAAAGCTATTTGTTCTTTGGCCAAGCAATTGTCAATTGAACCATGTTGTTGCACTTTGTATTTGTCTTCCAACTAATCTCGTTAGCACTCCAGATATCAATTGATTAAACATGCCATCCTTTTTTGTCTGCTAGCTTGTGGTGTACAAAGCTTAATTCTTTATGTGTTTAGCAACTGCAAGATTGAATTAATTATAGTTGCCACCGTTTGACTCAGGTTGAACATTCAAACCATGTTTCTATGATTTTGCCTTTCAACTAACAATTGACATGAAAACTTCTACATATGTAGGGTCAATTGAGTCTACACCGCAAAGCTCCAGAGATCAATTTCAGAGTGGTAAGTACTGCAAAAACCAGCAGTCTCGCTAACTGTCTTCTTTTATTTCTCTTCCTTTGTTTGCGGCTCTGCCTTctaactttcttcttttatttcttcttgtATGCAGGTTACAGAGGCGAAACATTAAGGGTGAGGCTTTGTATTTCTTTGCTTGGCATTGTGAACTGGTAGTTTAGgatttgtatttctttttggaAGTGGTGGTGGAAAAGTTTTGATACGGTAGAAGGATAAAAGCAAGGCAGCAAGGGAGGCATTTTATGTGATGGGTTTTGCTGCATTTGGAGGAAGAGAATGTACTGCATAGGTTGTGATATCAGAACtcggccgttcatgaacgaccctATGTTCCAATATTTAAAACCCCAGCAGCCATGTTGCATTAAGACGTCGGCCGTTCATGAATGACTATGTTAGTCTTAATTCAAGAGAAGATTGCTCGGCCATTTTTGAACGACCATGGTTGTCTCAAAAGGGTgttggttgttcatgaacagcccCCTTTTGCCTTGAAGAAAACCTGTTAATTCCCTGCCGAAGCGAGCAAGAGCAGCATGATGCAGTGTATACCTGAACTTCTCCCTTCGATCTGCTTCGATTTCGCTCTCTGTTTTGGCAGAGTCTTGGCATCTTGTTTTCTGAAtatttttctcctctctctgtGTATTTCTCTTCGGTGTAGTCATTGGATAGGTGTAACCGGATAGTGATAACCACTTTGTATTttgcatttgaatttgaataacAAGTCTATCCTTATCCCTTGttatcttcatgtatatttgaATTGGGCAATATGTTAACCAACACTTGAATAGTCAAAGGCTCAGAGCTAGTATCCTTGGCGTCACTCAAAGCTAAAAGTCTTTGAAGAAATTTGAATAGCCCCCATGCTTGCTGTTTGAACTTGGTCAAAGATGTAACAAACCAATCTCATATGTGAAATTTGTTTGTGAATGTATTTCTTTCCTACGGCAACCAAATATATGTAGCTACCGATTTTTTATATCTCAACAGAGTGTTGAATGATTCACATTAACTATCTTGTAAATATCGataccaatttcacaaatgcatagatttcctatatgtgtcgagtcccgtatctagtaccggttaaggctactaaaccaattatcttttcggtgtattgattatgccggttaaggccacaatcaactctctaatttgggtaTTAcaccggttaaggccgcaatatctaaaattagaggcctagagagcaagataatagagacccaagcaagcttagctacaattaagctagctaatggtcaccacacttaaatcctagatgccacaagactaataagttgtcaatttatcaatctattcatcacaattgcccacaacataatttcaaaggttgacaaagcctagaaacatgcttctaaggaccaataaattcggatttaaagcatacacaatgaaaattgcatttattaaaagtaaagcatcaatatttatacaagataagttagggcttcacaaccctaactcccaaaattgaactactcactatccATAGTCAAATAGatcatcaatagcaaataaaattatggaatagataataaggaagagaggagagaattagcttggtcacttctagctatgagctagtatgaaccaagtaatttcttcacccaactacctAAAATAGAGGTgtggtgctcttgatgatgattctttgAAGCTTGAGTGAGAAATCCTCCAAATACCCacaaaaaagtaaagaaaatagGAGAAATGGAAGGGCAGTAGCCTTCCCAAGGATGCTGTGCGGCGCTTCTGTTGTTGTCTAGGTTAGAGGAATAGAGATCCCTTAAATAGGTCGTGGTCTGTGGCTTTGATTGAACATGGAGAGACCAGTATGCCACGTGTCATAATCACACTGGTTGAATGGTGCAAGGATAATGCCACGTGCTGCTGTGCGTTTTGGCAGTAGAAGAAAGTATGAAATGCTGCAGTCCCTCTTTGCATAATTGAACCATAATGGTTAATTATACTACTGCCATGTGTCACCAAAATACATGATTTTGGATTCTCTCAATTCAGCCAACGTGCAACCCATAATTAACCTTAATTAATCACTAGCTAATTAAGACTAATGGTTAATTAAGGATGCTTTGACCTGGAGTTGACCACCTCAACCTTCATTGAAATCTCTACCTTGCTACAATGATTTTGCACATTATGCTTTTAATTTCTGTGACtctgcttattttctacaaaatagataaaattagattaattacattataattgacttgaggattaacttatttatggtgttttagatacaattacatgcatataagtGTGTGTAATCAGCTACCTTGGAGGTTAAGTGTGTGGCTGAACATGATCGTTTTTTGGGCCTGCCACTACGGGTTGGAAAGTCCAAAATAGCTATTTTTGCTTATATAAAGGAGAGGCTCACAAAGAAGTTGATCGGTTGGAAATAAAAAATCCTGAGTTCTGCAGGTAAAGAAATTTTAATCAAAGCGGTTGCACAAACCATGCCATTATATATATGTGCGCTATGAATTGTTATTTGCTACCTAAAGGGCTTTGCGATGAATTACATCAGCTTTgtgcttctttcttttggggGGACAcagatgaaaaaaagaaaattcattggCGTAGTTGGGAAAGATTATGTCTGACTAAGAATGAAGGAGGCCTGGAGTTCAAAAATATCTATGCCTATAACCTAGCAATGCTTGCAAAACAAGGTTGGAGACTTGTCTCAAATTCACAGTCCCTTATTGCTCAGTTATACAAGGCTAGATATTTTCCTCATTGTTCCTTTTGGGATGCTGAGTTAGGAAATGCTCCATCTTTCTCATGGAGAAGCATTCTTAATGGAGAGTTGGGGATGGAACTCAAGTGAATATTTGGCAGGATAAATGGATACCAAACTGTCCGCAGTATTTGATTCAAAAACCAGTACATACAGAGTTTGAACATGTTTGTGATTTGATTGATGAAGCTCAACGTGCATGGATCCCGGCAACAGTTCGAATGTTGTTTTGTCCGGCAGTGGCTGAACAAGTTCTAGCTATTTCTTTGAGTAGACATACAGCCTCTGATAAGCTATGTTGGAGCTTAGAAAAGAGAAGTAGATTCACTGTCAAGACAGCTTATTGGGTTGCTAGAGAAGGGGTAGCTACCACCTCAAATGGTGATCCTTTCAAGGAATTATGGAAACGTATTTAGCAAGCAAAGGTTCCAGGCAAGGTACAAATTTGTGTTTGAAGGGCTGCCAATAACATCTTGCCCACAAGAGAGAAGTTAACTACTAAAGGATATACTGGTGAGACAAGTTGTTTACTATGTCTGCATCGACTGGAAGATAATGCACATATTTTTTGTCAATGTCCAATAGCTGTGGAGTTGTTAGCTGCACCCCCCTTTCATCTCCAACATGCATTACTGCCATCCATTGATTTCAAGGAATGGCTGCTGGACTGTGCTTTACATATGAAGGCAGATACTTTTGAAAAACTCATGATGATTATTTGGGCAGTTTGGAAAAACTGGAATGACAAACTATGGAAGAATGTCTCTCAATCAGCATCATGTATTCTTCTCTCCTCCATGGCATGGTTGGATGAGTTTTAGCGTGCTAGAACGGGTACCAATGGAGCTGCATAGTATTAAGGTGAAGCATTGCTGGAAACCTGAGCAGATTGGGAGATGTAAACTAAATGTTGATGGGCATTTCTGCCCCAAATGACAAAGGCAGGTTGGAGGTGTCCTTCCAGACTCACAGGGACATTTTCGAGCTGCTTTTGCATGTAATGTGCAACACACAGGCTCGGAAAAATTGGCTGAACTCCTAGCTATCAAAGAAGGTTTGGACCTTGCTAAATCGATGCATTTGCAAAATGTCACAATTGAAAGTGATTGTCTTGAAGCCGTGCAACAGATTATTAGCAAAGATCATGCTTTTGATGAACATGGAGCACTTTTGAATGACATTGAAATACTTATGCTTGGCATTAGAGGAGTCCAGATTCAACATGTTTCACGCACTTGCAATAACATTGCGCACAGATTAGCAGCTATAGCTTTTGAAAATGACCAACAAGAAGTTTGGTTTCATAGATTCCCAGAATGCATACAGGATGTATTGCAGCATGATTGTAATTCCATTACTTAAGTATCAATGAAGTTCAGTACCTTTACTCAAAAAACAGTGATTTAAAATTCCTCATATAATCCTTATTTTAAAGGTCCTCATTGTGCCACCATCCGTAATCTATATCTAAcaattatgtgtgtgtgtgtgtgtgtgtgtaggatCCGGATCAAGGGACATATTATTTGACACAATTTTTTACACTTAATCTTATCCCTTAGATCTTAGATGATCAAATAGTTGTTATTAAGTGTGAGTATGATTTGGCAAGTGACATGGCaataatattatttttcaatcaaaaatataataaatttaGTTAAACAAAAttctttttataaaaaaaaaaaaatcaaagaaaaagttttaCATGATTGAACAGCAAGAATCCAGGATTCATTTCGAAGCAAATTCAAAGCAGAAATAGTAGGAATCTTAAATCAAAAGTGcatagtattaaaaaaaaagcacGAACACTATACCGTCAATACTCTATTAATTCCATATATGAACGCCGCCAACCAGCACAAATGCATGCAATAGAAATAGAAATTCAAAAAACCATCAATCTCGGAACACCTAGTCAAAAGATCCAGGTTCATGTCAAAGATGTGTGTTCCCCTTCAAATAAAAACACCAAATCTCAGgtcatatcaaattaaaaatccACATCTCTTTaccaagaaaaaataataattccaaagaccatcttcttcttgaacaaaggaaaagaagagtTTAGATATTGATGTAGGTCATTATGAATCATAGTATATGTCTATATGATTCCTTCCTATATATTCTAAAAGCAAAGAATTAGGATTTGCTCATGAGGTCCCTAATCTCACTGCAAAGGCTAATACTTGATCGATTGGATTGCCATTAGTTAAAGGCATTCAATTAAGAAGATTGATTTGATTGTTCAAAAAGAAAGATTAGATgtggattttgaatttgatatgACCCTAGATTGGTGTTTTTATTTGAAGAGGAGCACACCTCTTTGCCATGAACctggatttttctttttctcattgaaGAACACTCATGTTTGCAAATGGACCACGTaaaacttttttctttgatttctttaaaaaaaaaaaaaaaaagttgttttactaaatttatttatctttttggtTAGAAATAATATTATTGCCATGTCACTTGCTAAATCATACTCACAATTAATAACAACCATTTGATCAACTAAGACTAAGGGATAAAATTAAGTGTAAAAAATTGTGTCAAATAATGTGTCCATTGATCtggtatacacacacacacacacatggagTATGTAGAGATGACCTCCTTAGACTTAAAAAGTGATGATGTTTTTATTTATAGCATGTACTTTAATAATATAAACCATTCATTGTCTAGTTACATACACACATGCATATGAATCATACAAAAAATTAGATAAATCAAAAAATGTTTAACCATTTGACTAGCACAatgttcattttaattttatataacAGACTACATTTGTTTGCATGATTCTGAATAACcaaatgattatcaatttggttgattttttgtagacatcATTCTTGCATAGGAATCTAAAGGACATCAATGGTTGAAATCATTAAATTATATCATATACTAGTGTAAAATAGTGAAACTCCTAAAATTCTTAAAGTAAAGAGGTATTCTCTAGAAcgggccatatatatatatatatatatatatatatatatggctaattactgtttagtaccctgtgcttttggtccaacatcaattcagtccctcgacttccaatttcatcaaaaacacccccacactatcatttctcatccaataggtccatccgttaTGATTCCGTTAATTTCAGCCATTTAGCTGCTGACATGGCGATCCAACTCAGCccaggtggggcccacatggagGCAAATTTTCCAAACTGACCCTGGCTCTATCACAGCTCCAAGTTCTATTAAGCAACCCATTTTCCAGCCAAAGAAGACCTAAATACTTGTAAATTAGTTGTATCCTCCCGCCCAAAATAATGTATTTGCAAAATGGCTCATCAAAGTAATAACATTTGACCTGTAAATGTTCAAAGTAACATGTACTTCAAAGGAACAAATCTACATTTTTAACCAACATGCTATTGACTTGAAGCACCAATTCTACATTTGATCTTATAACAACATCAAGCTTTCTTAAAATCCAACAAAATAAGCAGCCCAAATGTTTAAAACATCTCAAATTAATGTTTGCATTTCAAATAGCTCTAATCATCCTCCCAAAAAATTAGAGCTAGCAACCTAGGTAGCATACACCAAGGTTGCACAAAAAATGTTAGGGCTTGCTTATCATTCCCCAAACTTCCTCCTACTTTCCCCCTTACTTGGAATTCTGCCTAATCCTTTGAGATGATCTGGAAGGTGTTGGAGTTTGGCCTTTTGATGCTTTACTTGATGTCGGAGGCCTCGTGGTTGCTGAGGTAGATGTGCCAGTAGCAGCAGCAGCTTTGGTGGACTTGGATTTTACGGCGGCAACAGCAGCTTTGGTAGAGTTAGCAGGGGTGGCAGCATCAGCTTTTCTAGATGCCTTCAATGCAGCCATCTTCTTCTACACTcacaaaaaaatcagaaacaagAATATAATTGTCAACACATACATATCAAAAGCAAAGCATCACTAGCCCAATCACAGACCTATTCATCAACAAATACATACAAAGTTTACAAGCTAAAATCCATGTTTCATACCCTTTGATATTCTACCACTTTTAGATGGTTTTTCCTCAAGTCGTTCTTACTCAATGGTGGCTTTCTTCCAGGTTTAGGCTGCAAAAAAATTATGGGATCAACCTTAAAACATAAACATAAACAAGCTACACAGAAACATAAACAAGCTGCcccataaacaaaataatttgaAAAAGTACACTAAACAtatgcagaaaaaaaaaatcaaaaattacttAGGGTTTTTGAGATGAACTTCCTTGTCCATTGTTCAGCTTCCTTTTCTTGTTCACATTTGCAGCTTGTTTATCTTTTGGTGGAAGATGTCGGTGACATGTCTTCACGTTGTGACCAACTCTTTGACAATTGCTACACTTCAACGACCGCTGAACTCTTCCAAGCTTTGTTCCCTGTGCAGCCAACTTCTCCGATAAATCTCTTATCCTCTTTGTTCGTGGCCTTCTGGGCTGTCTAGAATACTGTGGAGGCAGAATTGGTGGTTCTTCACTCCTAGTCCACATCTCCATTCCGTTAACCGGCTTGATCAAATTACTGTAAATGTTAAGGTACGTCTTTTTTAAGTAGCAATCTGCAACAAAGTCTTCCGGATCTGCCCTGTTGTTGTATATTGCTGAGACCGCGTGCTTGCATGGAACACCACTTAAGTCCCACATTCGGCATGTGCAGGTCCTTGCCGTAAGGTTGACCACATTCTTTGTTCCTTCAAAAGTCTCCACCTCCACTTGGTCACCACCATTCCCGATAGAAATGCAATCTGAAGCAGCCttcattttgttcttttctAGTACTTGTCTAGGCTTGGGGCACAGATTTCCCACCATTGCTTGCATCTTATCCTTTCTGATTTGGTTTCTCTTCATTAGCTTCACTCTCATTTCCTCGAACATAATCACTGGTGGTTTTGCTCTAGCATCAAAAATGAACGAGTTCAAGCTTTCACATAAGTTGTTGATCATAATGTCACACTTCGACCAAGTCTCGAAGTGTGCTCTACACCAATGCTGTGGAAGCCTATCCTTATCTACAAAACAAGCAGCAGCAGCCATTAGTCTTGATATGGGTCAACttagcaaaataaaaaacaaaaacaaaaaaatcagcAACTTTGTAAACTCGAAGACTTACGTGTCATCCACTTGTACGCTTCATTATCCAAAGCCTTCATCTCCTCCATTTCCTTTGCAAGGTAAGGAAGTGTAGTTGACTTTGCACACTTCCACATTTGATCCTTCAGTACCTTTCCCGGAAACAGCTTCGTAAAATTTGTCCACATATGGCGCACACAAAATCTAATCTTGGCCAATGGAACTACTTCTTCAAAGGCAAGGATTAAACCCTTTTGCTTATCGCTGATGAAAGTCCAACCTACTGCATCCTCAAGTATACTCAGGTCTTTGCACAGAAGCTCTAGGAACCAAATCCACGAGTCTTTGCTTTCCATCTCCACCATTGCGTAGGCAATCACCCATGAAGTGTTGTTGGCATCAATGCCAACAGCTGTCAAGAGCTGACCCCCATCTGCAAACCTCAAATGGCAACCGTCTATCCCAATCACAGACCTACATCCCGCTTTAAATCCATTTTTTAGAGCTCCAAGACAGATATACATCCTCTTGAAGATTGGAAGGCTATCTCCCTTGCTGAAATCACATTTTATGTCAACGGTTGTAGAAGGGTCTACCTTTTTCAGCTCATTCGCATAATCTCTAAGTCTGGCATACTGCTCCATGATGGTTCCCTTTAACACCAAAAGGGCTGCTTTCTTTACTCGATAAGCCATCTGCTTGGAGACCCTTACTCTAACTTCTGAAGACATAGTTTGAGCCAAGGATTCTgtaaccgaaaaaaaaaaaaaaaaaaaaaccaaaacaacgATCAGTAACCATTGAAGCAAGCAAAAAAAGCAAGTATTCTTGTTCAaatagtacaaaaaaaaaaaccggagCATTTAAAACTGAAGCAGTAGTTGGTTAATTACTCTAAAACAAGCAAAAATACAAATAGTCAGGCTTAATCACTCCAAAACTGAAGCATTAGCTGGTTAATTACTCTAAAACAAGTAAAAATACAAACATAAGTGCTTAATCACTCCAAAACTGAAGCATTAGCTGGTTAGTTACTCTAAAACAAGCAAAAATACAACCATTCTTAACAACTCCAAAACTGAAGCATTAGCTGGTTAATTACTCTAAAACTGTGCAGTTGATACAAACATGAAGGTTTTAATCACTCAAATTGTACAGTTGAAACAAGCTTTTCACATAAGAACCTAGGAATGTGCAAAATCATATAACACCTGCAACTTGCTGCAACCAACCAAAAtttgcaaaaacaaaaacaaaatggaaACAAGACAAAAACTAGGAATTGGAAGGCACTATAATTTCCAACTTGCAGCAACCAAACTTgtcaaaaaaattagaaaactaCACAACAAATAGtaaccaaacaaacacatgAAGAGATTAGAATGGATACCTGGCTTCCAGCCACTGTTCAGCTTGATCCTTTCCATGAAATGCTTAGTTAAATACTTAGCACTGAGCATGCTGTTATCAAAGACTCTCGTGCACTTGTGTTCCGGCTCATAAGTCTTGATCATAAGCGATTCCTCATGTTGCATCCTAGATGCATAGAGCTCGAATGGACAGTCTTGGGACTTGCATATAGCCCTCACccttttcctttcatttttgaTAAAATATACCTCCCAACCATCTCTAATAGCTCTCTCCCTTATAGCCTCTCTCAAAATGGCAGCGCTGCCAAATATCATCCCTTTCTCGAAGACCGGGTCCTTCATATCTGTTTTTGGATTAAACTCAGGGAATGGTATTTCCTCTTCACCATCAGAATCCAAAGCAGGCCACAATCTCTCTTCATCGGACTC
This portion of the Rosa chinensis cultivar Old Blush chromosome 1, RchiOBHm-V2, whole genome shotgun sequence genome encodes:
- the LOC112164579 gene encoding uncharacterized protein LOC112164579; protein product: MFGSSESDEERLWPALDSDGEEEIPFPEFNPKTDMKDPVFEKGMIFGSAAILREAIRERAIRDGWEVYFIKNERKRVRAICKSQDCPFELYASRMQHEESLMIKTYEPEHKCTRVFDNSMLSAKYLTKHFMERIKLNSGWKPESLAQTMSSEVRVRVSKQMAYRVKKAALLVLKGTIMEQYARLRDYANELKKVDPSTTVDIKCDFSKGDSLPIFKRMYICLGALKNGFKAGCRSVIGIDGCHLRFADGGQLLTAVGIDANNTSWVIAYAMVEMESKDSWIWFLELLCKDLSILEDAVGWTFISDKQKGLILAFEEVVPLAKIRFCVRHMWTNFTKLFPGKVLKDQMWKCAKSTTLPYLAKEMEEMKALDNEAYKWMTHKDRLPQHWCRAHFETWSKCDIMINNLCESLNSFIFDARAKPPVIMFEEMRVKLMKRNQIRKDKMQAMVGNLCPKPRQVLEKNKMKAASDCISIGNGGDQVEVETFEGTKNVVNLTARTCTCRMWDLSGVPCKHAVSAIYNNRADPEDFVADCYLKKTYLNIYSNLIKPVNGMEMWTRSEEPPILPPQYSRQPRRPRTKRIRDLSEKLAAQGTKLGRVQRSLKCSNCQRVGHNVKTCHRHLPPKDKQAANPKPGRKPPLSKNDLRKNHLKVVEYQRKKMAALKASRKADAATPANSTKAAVAAVKSKSTKAAAATGTSTSATTRPPTSSKASKGQTPTPSRSSQRIRQNSK